From the Astyanax mexicanus isolate ESR-SI-001 chromosome 12, AstMex3_surface, whole genome shotgun sequence genome, the window AGTAAAAGTCAGCGCGTGCAGGCGGTCCATGAAAAGCCGTTGCGTAAGCGGCAGCGACGTCACGGCAGTCACAAGACCCGAGTAGTGGTTTTTCTCGGGAGCGAGCAGCAGCAGCGGGCCAGCCGCTAGCACACCGACCGAGCACGGAGCACCGGGGCGATGGAGCTCAGCGCGGCTTTCTCGGTGTTTGGAGGCGTTTAGAGGACTGGGGACACCGCTGGAGTGTTAGAGTATGTAGGTTAAAGTGTTTCTGACTgagaaagagaagaggaggaTCGTCTTGTCTGTGGAGGTTGCTTTGCGGTGGAGGTTATTACTGGGACGCTCCGCTCGCGCTCCTGATCAGGACACTGTGTTATTATCCAGCGCGAGCTGCGGGACTGAGCCGTGTGGACTGTGGTCGTGGTCAGTTGGTAGGCGAGCCCCGGGAGCAGGTCGGTTCAGGTGGGGCTGCTGCCGCTCGGGTGATGTTGTCCGTACTGTCCTACGGTAGACTGGTCGCCAGGGCTGTGATCGGCGGCCTCTCTCAGACCGACAGCCGCGATTACAGCCTGGTGTCGGCGAGCTTTGGGTACGGGAAGGACTTCCGAAAGGGGATTTTTAAGAAAGGCATGTGCTACGGCGATGACGCCTGTTTCATTGCCAGACACAGATCTGCGGATGTACTAGGTAAGTTAGCTTAGGTTTAGTAGTTAACATAGCCAGCTAATGCAGCTGTAATTACAGCtgtaaatgctttttatttttttcctttttcaaaaaacattttccatttttttaccttatgtatttattttgtattacaaTTTTCCCCTTTTACATATGTTAAGAATGGTGTGTTATACTTTGTATGTTTGCATATGTTGCTAGCTTAAGTCTGCAATTTATGTAACTTACCTAACATATTAGCTAGCTAGGCAAGCAGGTAATTCGTACATACaaagttaacctagctaacctaactaactagctaatgtAGCTGTAGTTAATTAGTTATCTTCTTGAGCTATTTTCTTCTTTTCACTAAAAAATCcccacgtttttttttatttaataacctatttatttgattaattttgtaTTTCACTTTTCCCTTGAGCAACATATGTTGAGTAACGTTACAGTGTGTTTGACATTGTATGTTTGCACATATTGCTAGCTTAGGTCTGCAATTTATGTAGTTATACCCAACTTATTAGCTAGATAGGTAAGTGGTTAATTAGTAACatagatagctaactaactaacaaatgCAGctatagttaattagttagtttctTGAGCTATTGTCTTATATTTACTCAAAAAATATTTCCCctagttgtttttatttattaacctattaatttaattaattttgtattCCACTTTTCACTTTAGCAACCTATGCTAAGAATAGTGTGTTAGCTACACTGTGTATGGTTGCATCCGTTGCTATGCTCAACTTATAGCTGGCAAAGGCAACTATAGCTAACCTAGCATGTGTAGTTAGCTAtaaagctagctagctggctaactaggTTAGCCAATCTAGTTCCGTTTCCAGGGTTTATCGAAATGCTTTCCAGTGTAATCAGCATTAACTACCACAAATAGGCTGTTATATTCACTACATATTTAGCTAGGTAGGCTAGCGGTTAGATTGAGTCATTAACAGTCATTAGCTCTAACCCTAGCTTTGTATTTGTGGCCTGGTTTAATGTTCAGAATGCTAGTGCTAAGCTAGCCAGCCCAGTACAGGTAGGAAGTCCAGCTCCGGAATGTAAAGCTCCGTTCCATGATTTTGTTTAAACTGCGTGGGCATCTCAGCTGCAGCAGTGCCGcacaggcagttggaacaaaatcctgtGACGGATTTTTACATTCCgtacctggactacccacctctatgCCAGCTCGCTAACGCTAATAATGTCTTGTTAGAACAATTGTCTTTTCTGTTCTGCCACAACATCGTTGTGTAACGACAGACAGCCACTCTTGATTAGCTAGCTGGAAAAACGCTTGCTAAATTATATACATACGTGCATTTGAAAACGTTTGTTAGATTTCGAAATTTACTAAAATGTAACTGTAAAAGGCAAACTAATATTTTCTGCCCATAGCTATAACAGCAGCGACATCATAACAACCATAGCAGCAAAGCAGCAGCTAATGCTATCACGAGCTAAATTATCGATTTATAGgcaggtgttctgtcgatttgtgctacctAGCAATTTACACTACATAGCAGCTTTGCGTATGCCCacaattattttataaatgttttcctCTGGTCTGTTTTACCATCTAACACTGTACGTGTTACAAAGTGTAAACACCTATCTTAACGTCTACCTAGACGTTTGCTGGGAGCGCTCtctgatattattttttaaacctgTCAATTATGCTACCACCTGTTTTATACAAGCAGCTTCACTTGTAAATATCCACTGTAGGAGCACGTTTTGACAAGGTGGCAAAAATAGACAGAACACTGTGGTCAGCTACCCAACTAGCAGATATAATCTATTTGTTGAAAcagttctttaaaataaaatgatctaATTCTAGTTCAGTCAAACCTAACATTTTGTTGTATAGTTTTTAAGTTAGAAGTTGAATGCCTTTGTTATGAGCTAAAGTTTGGTAATATTATTTTTAGGCTCATAGAAATATTATACagctatttaatattttttgttgtttgggGATAGCATCACGAAATTGCCGGATAACAAATCCTTCACAACAGTGATTCAGAGTTTGTATTAAAATGTCACTTTTTATAATTCTAGTTTATTTATGTGAAGAaattaaaaagcttgagttttGTGACATTACCATAAAGCCTCATTAGATCATTCCATAATTGTGACCAATACACTTCTAGGAAGGAGTCCTGCCAATGACCCTATACATTGGACTATATAGGTACTGTTCCAGCATCTCATCCCTTTCCATTTGGCACTGCATTATGTGATAATGGTGTCCATTTATAACCAAACTTAAAAACTCGCCTGTTCCTCCCAGTAAATGTATATCATTCTTGATGTTGGCATTGGCAGATGGCATTGGCCTAGAATTCCCACATCATTGCATCCCATACAGTTTGAAAACTTCAGTTCGATAAACTTAATCTAACTACTCATCACCGCCATGACCGATaagaactcattttttttttacctaatattATTTTGAGGTTGTTCATTCAAGCACTTTTTTAACTGTAGCATGGAAACCTCTAAATTGTATTTAGCTGCACTAGTAATGGTGAGTAGCTAACTGAAGCAGGTCAGTAAGGTAACAAACACAAATGTCAACACATGTGGACCTACTTGGCTTGTACTTTAATTCTTCTTATATAAAGCAAGTTAATCCAGTTAAAATAGGGGAACTTTATGCACTTAATTGCCTACAGGAAGCATGTAAGTTGGTGGTAGTAAGCTGGTGGGAGTTAAATATTTCAGGATATCTAAAGTAAAATAGAAACAATTGCAAGTTTAAAAGGATATAAGTTTAGATCTCTCTATTTTTTTACCCAGTCTGTTTTACAAGCTTTGATTTTGGTCCATAGCTGGCACACGGCCTAGCTGTTTTAGGCCACGTCCAAGAGATGCTGTCAAGCTCTTGAGAAGAAGCAGACTGAATATACAAAAGGACTTGCCTTGTATGGTCACACAAAAAGAGACTTGCCATTATCACTGTCAGGCACCAATTTGGTGGGCTGACTGTGTATGGAAATCTCCTTTCTCATTTGTGAACCAATTAAAATAATGGGCAAGACATTTTTAGGCTGTTGCAAAGGCCTCGGGCTTTCACCAGTTAATTGTGACCATTAGAATATTTAAGCTTCTTGCTTGACTGATGTCCCAGAGTTCCTACAAAATACACTTGTCCTGTATTCTTTCCAAAGCCAGCTTCCTGCATTTGTGCCAACAGAGTTGTTCTTCTGCTGTGAAGGGCATTAATGTGGGGCGTCACAATCACTGTTGTTCTTGGACACCATCGTAGGCAATCTGACATAGGAACGTTATGTTTCTgactcctttttttttctcctgtaggTGTGGCTGATGGTGTTGGTGGTTGGCGTGATTACGGAGTAGACCCCTCACAGTTTTCTGCAACATTAATGAGGACATGTGAGAGGCTGGTGAAAGAGGGACGTTTTGTACCCAGTAACCCAGTGGGGATCCTTACCACCAGCTACTATGAGCTTCTTCAAAACAAAGTACCTCTACTAGGTGAGTGTTCAGTACAAGGCGTACAGGATGTAGACACAGTGTAGATGAAGCCAGAATCCCACTTGTCctgtttgaaaaatatttttagagaGAAACACTGCCTACACACTTCACTTGCAATTTGACCTTCTTTGAGTCGGAGCGGGTTTCTTCGAGCACTGTAATTTAAGTCTGTATAGAGAGCAGGTTTTCATTACTGTATGAGTCAGAGAATGGCTTCCCACAGTTGTGACTCCTGAAtctaatgctgcattccatttaaatTTAGGTGTCAGAATGTCTAAGTGGGACATTTCACCCCCACAATTCAGACCTTCTACTCAGAGTGTCGGAAGTAAGACTTTGTATTGGCAAGAAACAGGCGATATGATGCATATCATGACACCAGAATTACTATTTAATAGATATTTATTATTATGCTGTATGCAAGGTGagattgcataaaaaaaaactaatttgaaacTATCGTATGAAAACAGGTTTTGTTTACTTGAAGCGCTTTACcccacggtttggtttgttttcacacagtcaCAAATCTAAACTGCAACCCAACAAACCACGCAAGCACAATGTCTTCTCTGATTAGTCTGTCTATCagcagagcaagaaagtaaatataacaagaaggTTCAGTGTTCTAGACcagcacatatacagctctaaaaaaaatcaagagactatttcagtttctgaatcagtttctctgattttgctttttataggtatatgtttaagtaaaattgttgttgttttattctataaccctgttttttaatcagagttttcatgcattttggcatgctctccaccagtcttacacactgcttttggataagtttatgccactcctggtgcaatttaAGCaattcatcttggtttgatggcttgtgatcattcatcttcctcaatttggttaaattagaaatcatcatttttaagtgctctcttgttttttttagagctgtattcgTGCAGTCTGAGGCTTCTTTAACACTTAGCGCTGAAAATTGACAGTTGCATCGGTATGCAGAGTCATGCAAACACGAGAGGCGAGTGCTGCACATACTACGtttagtgtgaaaacagcttagcatggagtagcagcagcagatacagcatttgtttatagctgtattaattatctgggtaattaatCAGGTTCAATTAACACATGAACAGCCTTTTAGTTTAAATATGAGGAGTatttttgatagctgggttgaATTTAGACTGAATCAAGtttcaccacaaacaaactgctctgGAGTTTATTTGTAACCAGACTGACACCACCTCCTCTTGCAGCTAAAGGCGCGCGTGTTTTGGTCCGCTCCTGAGTGTGATTACCCAAACGAACCACACCAAGAGTACAAACAAACCAAAGTctaaactggaccaaatagtgctggtgtgaaaacacccttacacAGACATAGATCTTACCCCTAAACCCTAGGTTAATGATTTAGATATTAAtcctaaagaaaaaaactattttgagTTGTATGGTAACCATTTAGTTAACTTGAAATTGTGACATGACTCCTTGTGAAAGTAATGTAAGGTGTTTTATTGAGGAAGTGTGGGCCTAAAACAAAcgtgtttaaagggttaaatagaTCACAAAGAAAACCATTGTCTGCCAAATAGTTTTGCacgtaaattattaattaaatatcaaTACTGTTTGGGGAAGCAATACAGAATAGCAGAACATGATATTATACATCATACAATCAGCAGTTTCATTGTGTTTTGTTGTGCTAAACACTGTATAATATTTGATCAAAGGGATGTGTTTAGAATGCTTAACAGAAAAGTTTAAACCAGTTGTGGTAAACTCCAAAGTCTTAAGCTCGCTGCAGTTATCTGAAGTTATCTTTAGCTGGAATGCACTCAACTCTGTTGTGACGTCATTCCCTGTTCCAACATCCAACTTTCAAGATAAATGAAACGCAGTATAAGACTGAACTTCTTCCCAAAGGAAAAGGAGATTCCATGCAGATATTTCTTTGCCATCTTCTGCATGCACCAGCATGTGTGATAAAACAGACCAGTACACGGTGTACGTAGGGAATGGAGACTGCATTCCAGGCCTGTAGTTTTCCATTTCGTGCCAATCAAGAGGGAAGGCTTCATTTAGGCTGTTTTTACTGACTTGTGCAGTAGTTGTTTTTTGGATGGTCTGTGACTGGGGGAAATATAAAACATTCCAATTGTTTTACCAGCGTGAGTCATCTTATATAATGCCACCTTGCAGTTACGACCATGCAGAGGGCAGTTTATGGGCAAGATGAGTCATGGGAAGTGGGGTGTAGCcgtatttttgtactttttggtTGTATTCAAATACGTAGTGGAGCACTGCACTACTATAGGATGTTTTAAACCATTGCACAGGGTTTATCATTCAAATTAGGGCTGGACAAAATCCAATATCAGTATACAGCTAGAGATCACATAAAAtgtataagtttctttgattttacaaaatttaacacctctggaatataatcaagaggaagatggatgatcacaggccaacaaaccaagctgaactgcttgaattttatgcaccaggagtggcataaagaggagaacatgccaagatagttgttttattttataaactatgttcattttactcaaacatataactgtaaaaagtaaaatcagagaaacttattcagaaactggagtggtctcttaatttattccagagctgtatttgtctgTAACATACAAACACTAAGTTGCATAAAATACAATAGAATattaagtgcatgcatataaactgcaaaccaaacaattatataaaaaagtaccctcaaagcttcacagtaaacagcaaaacaaaatgtACTGCTTATCACAATATGGagttttttaatcattaaaaaagtGGCTTATTGTGTATATGATCTGGCACAACTATTTTATAGTATTGACTTgacttatgattttttttttttaccatacatCCTATATTTCGAtgtacattatttacagcatctgcaGCTAACTAACATTGATTCGTTTTAGGGTGAAAATTCATTTTAATGTACTGATGTCAGTTGTGGGTGTTGTTGCCAGTTACTTTTGTGgcattaatattcatattaacattaacatattaaatgtttttttttttttttaagtttgtgctTAAACAGACGTTTGTGTTCTGTCTCAACAGGAAGCAGCACAGCTTGTATAGTGGTGCTGGACAGACAAAGCCATCGGCTTCACACAGCGAACCTGGGTGACTCAGGTTTCCTGGTTGTTCGAGGAGGAGAAGTAGTTCACAGGTCCGATGAGCAACAGCACTATTTTAATACCCCCTTCCAGCTTTCAATTGCTCCCCCGGAGGCAGAGGGCTCTGTCCTTAGTGACAGGTAAGACGTATATTTCAGTTTCTGTCTCTTATTTAACTCTGGTAATGAAGCAGACACAGCAGTGCCTGCTGAGAGGTGGCATGAATAAGACATAATCCTTGCTGGTAGAAGCAGGGCTTGATTAACTGCTCATGCTGAGAGTTTGGTTATTGTTAACTTCACTGGATTACTGTCTCCCACTGGTGGGAAATGAATCACTGTTTAAACACTGAATGCTAAACAATACAGTTcagctgtattgttttttttttttttttttttttggctttctttctttttttttatgttttgtcgtTTTTCATGATACAAGAGAACTTAATCTTGCTCTCAAGGAACACCATGATGTATGAAAACAATTCCGCAGAGTACGAGAGTAACACCATGTCCATGTGCTCCATGTTCTGCGTTCCAGTAGAGTGCCAAGGGCCATGCTGTGTCTGATCACCAAGGGAATTTTAATGGACAGGGAGGGAGCCAGTGTGTGCTGGATAGTTGCCATGGGCAGTGTTCGTCCAAAGTCTAATCGCACACAGGGGCGGACTAGAGGCCTTCTCCATATCAACCAATCCCGTTTCTCTActtgtagcattttttttttctgttgtactTTTTAACGAGTAATTATTTTGAGCCTATCACGTGTTCTGGTGTTTAGCCATCTGAACCTGCATGCTAATCTCCTAAAATACACCGCTTTTTAGCATGCTCTTAAGCCTGCAAAGAGGAACGAACATCTAAATTTGATCCAAactttaaaaactattaaaaaatccAATGTCCAGTACCATAGGTAAAGTTTTGGAGCATTAATAAAATGGAAAACCTTACCGTATTTTTGACATTTGCTTACAAGACCAGTCTTTATATGATCTGCCTTTGCCCTTAGTTAGGTGAGCCAGTAGAAAGAATGAATTGCAGCCAGATGCTGTCTAATCTATAATACTTTAATCTGCTCCATTTCTCTTTGTTAAAAATTCAGGAACAGTACAAATCTAAAAAATGAAGAGCATGCTCAGCAGCATGAGTAGGCTGGCAGACGAACAGACACAGCTAATGTTTTTAGAGTTGGTGACCTTTCAAGAATTGAACTAGACACTTCAGCACAGGTAGAATATGTCACAGCCAACAATCCTTGTATTAAACAGTTTCTGAGTACTTCTGAGGAAGGTCAATTTCATAAATTGAACTGTCTGAATTGCTTTGCATGTTTGATGAACCCTGCAAGCTCATACTGTGGATTTAGTCAAGAACTTGATAGATTTGATTGATAGATTCTCAAGAGGTTCTTTAGTACACcagaaaactaaaaatgaaacaaTTGCTGCTTGCTAAATTACATGTTGTTGAACTGTTTAGGTGCCATTTGCAGTTCTGCTTAAGTGAACAAAAGGACATGTTATGCACAATTAAAAGTCTTTGTTTCTGAAATTGCTAGTAAATGTTTGCTTGTAGATGGTTTGTTACagacaaattaacaaaaaataaaattccaTGTCTACTAAGAGTGTGATggtatgtgtatttatatttatggtACAGGGATCACAGATCCTGTGCTTAGTGGCAGACCAGGCAACCAAACGGCTGAGCCTATATTTACTAATTAATTACCAAGTGTATATATAACCTTGCAATGAATGAACTCGCACGGCATTAGCTGATTAATTTTGTATAATATTGTGGGAACTGTGGTGGTTTAGCAGTATTGCTATGGTGGGCCAATATTCTGGAGTTAGAATTGTTCTTTCTGGCTGTAGCTGTCTGTGTTTTTGGGTGTGCTAATATTTACACTTTACTGCGTAATTAACACAAGGCAGGCTGTATAATCTATCTTAGGGGGACTAGATAGCACTAGGTGGACCTGGGTAGCACCATTGCCATTGTTTTAATTATATGGGAAAAATCCTTGGTTCGTCTATTGAGTTCTTTGGGTtcgtctatgttttttttaatatatataaacccTGTCGTTCTGTACTTGTAACAGTGAGATCCAAACCATGTGTACTGTCAGTACCTTGGTGTTTACACTTTAAAAAGGAAAGTGTTAAAAGTGTCaccatttttaacacatttagtGAGTGTGATCAGAGCAAACAAGTGGCATCTGTTTCTGAAACTGTTTTAGGCTAATAAACGAGATGAAAAAAGAGATGATGTTTTTGAAAATTCTGTTTAATTAAAGCAGTGgagatcattttatttaaaataaaaataatataaagaacatGTATTTGAATTatgtaaaaatcaaattaaataccTCAGAGTATGAAATTGTACCAaatgaaaattattataaatttattATATGTATAATGTGTAAATTTTACGGCTTCATATTTGTGAGGTGTTTTGGGTCTAATttagcaaaacacaaacaaagggTGGTGTCTACCTGGTGCACCCCTTTACAAGCTTGTGCCGTAGTTGATTATGTATATGAATATGGAAGATTAGAGTATTTGTAAGAAGAAAGTTAGGTGTGGTGTCAATTTttgctgatcagatcataaacGGCCACAGTAACTTAGCGGTTAGGTGGAGGAGGTTACTCACCTGTAACTACTAATGTACTAAGTGTAGAATACAGTGGAAGGGAATGGGAAACTATTATGTTATTTACACTTCTAGACCCTGATGTAACaaattattatacagtatttagacACGACACAGTTGCCACAAGCTAAATAAAAAGACTTCTTCAAAAGAATGTTCAAAGATCTGTTTTCATCAAAGATTCAGTCCAGTAACATCTTATGTCCATCTTCTCTTGTAGTCCTGAAGCTGCGGACAGCTCATCTTTTGATGTTCAGCTAGGAGACATCATCCTCACAGCAACAGACGGACTCTTTGACAACATGCCAGACTACATGATCCTACAGGAACTCAAAAAGCTCAAGGTATCGGCCTTACCTCTTGATAGCAATTTATATAATGTTATCTGAACATTCTGAGTGGAGAGCTAATGTTATGATGTTCTGTGTTTTAGTACACAAACTATGAGAGCATCCAGCAGACAGCAAAGAGCATTGCTGAGCAGGCCCATGTTTTGGCATATGACCCTAATTACATGTCCCCGTTTGCGCAATTTGCCAATGACAATGGACTTAATGTGAGAGGTGAGGAATTATcaaacatgtttgtttgtttgtttgtttgtctttttgttAAGATTCAAGACACTCCAACGGGTTGTCTAACAAAGCATTCTTTCTCACTTTGTGTTAATTCCTCAGGAGGAAAGCCAGATGACATCACGGTTCTGCTGTCAATTGTAGCGGAGTACACAGATTGATGCTTGTTCCGACAGCTCCTCTTGTTGTCTTCCTGTTGTTCACTGGAGTGGTCATTGCTTCCTGCTGGCAGGACGAGGGCTaatgatttttttccccctttgtTTGGCAAGGATCTGACCCTCAACCACTTCCATGGGTTTTAGCATATCTTTCTCATCATTCTCATTCTGTTTTCAGTTAATACCTTTCCCTTAATCATCTGGCTACAGAGGAGATAATGGTCCAGTTTTAGATCTTGATACGAACCAACTAAAATGAGTCAGCTAGCATTGTATCTCTCTGTGCTGTTCTTGGACTCGTGAGAGCTTTTCATGAGGGCACTGCAGGTGCCAGTTCACAGTGCTTTCAATCTTAATGGTGAACTATTAGCATGTATCAGCAAGTTTTCTAAAGAGAGGTGAaacagaaatgagattttaaagATTGAGGGGTTGGAAACCGACAAATGAGAAAAGCTCAGGATGATGATAGATCAATATGGTAACATAAGATACATCTCCTAAGCAGATATGCAACATGCATAGGATTAACCAGTGGGTTTATCACAAAAATGGCCATTATGCCAGTGCTGGACTACCTGACACTAGGGAGTCTACAGAAGAGATGGGGATAAATATGTTCCAGCACAAATGGCAAAGCCAAGGGAGATCAGCAAACCATCAGTTTGGCCTGTTTATAAAGCCTTATCTTCAGCCCAAATCTAATCAGCTCTTCCTAAAGGAGAGGGTTCCCCTAATGAGTTCCTCTAATAGACATCTGCTATGATTTGAGCCTGTTAAGTTTAAAAGGAAGTCTCTTGTCAAGCCAATTTGGCTAAGGCCCACCTCACACATATACAGATATAAAAACATAGCCTTTTCTTTGTTTTGGCCTCCCATTCGTTTTTTGGCTTACTTTTGGCAGTCTTCATGCGtgggtagggctgggcgatatggaaaaaaatcttattacgatatagtttttcatatcagccgatatcgatatgtatcacgatataaatcaaatcactttctgttacacttaaaggtttctatttttactcagaagtgacagaataagggagttatggacaaaatcactagcaggctcagagccttgtggacagacactaggatgttaacatcttgccaggtgggtacagcttttaaattaattttaaaaaggggacaaatatataaactaaaaaatatgtaagaccctttacattatatgtctgtttaatttaaattgcaataacactttatttatttttataaaattatatttaatcaaaa encodes:
- the pptc7a gene encoding protein phosphatase PTC7 homolog, encoding MLSVLSYGRLVARAVIGGLSQTDSRDYSLVSASFGYGKDFRKGIFKKGMCYGDDACFIARHRSADVLGVADGVGGWRDYGVDPSQFSATLMRTCERLVKEGRFVPSNPVGILTTSYYELLQNKVPLLGSSTACIVVLDRQSHRLHTANLGDSGFLVVRGGEVVHRSDEQQHYFNTPFQLSIAPPEAEGSVLSDSPEAADSSSFDVQLGDIILTATDGLFDNMPDYMILQELKKLKYTNYESIQQTAKSIAEQAHVLAYDPNYMSPFAQFANDNGLNVRGGKPDDITVLLSIVAEYTD